A genomic segment from Candidatus Korarchaeum sp. encodes:
- a CDS encoding 50S ribosomal protein L5 yields MEDQREEILRRWESNPMLIPRVMAVTLNIAVGRSGEVLERAGKVLEELTGQKPVERRAKRTIREFGIRKKEPIAVSVTVRGKKAVELLDRVAEAVGRRIKASSFDEFGNFAFGIKEHIDIPGVKYRADIGIFGMDVIVTMGRAGYRIARRRIERRRIPLRHRLSKAESILFAEKYLNLQVVHEEE; encoded by the coding sequence ATGGAGGACCAGAGGGAGGAGATACTGAGGAGATGGGAGAGCAACCCGATGCTGATACCTAGAGTGATGGCAGTGACTCTCAATATAGCTGTCGGTAGGAGCGGAGAAGTCTTGGAGAGAGCTGGGAAGGTCTTAGAGGAACTGACTGGTCAGAAACCAGTAGAGAGGAGGGCTAAGAGGACGATAAGGGAGTTTGGAATAAGGAAGAAGGAACCTATAGCTGTCTCAGTGACTGTGAGAGGTAAGAAGGCAGTTGAGCTCCTAGATAGAGTAGCTGAAGCAGTGGGGAGGAGGATAAAAGCGAGTTCTTTCGATGAATTCGGTAATTTCGCTTTCGGGATAAAGGAACACATAGATATCCCAGGGGTGAAGTACAGAGCTGATATAGGGATATTCGGGATGGACGTCATAGTCACAATGGGGAGAGCTGGCTATAGGATAGCTAGAAGGAGGATAGAGAGGAGGAGGATCCCGCTCAGGCACAGATTGAGCAAAGCTGAGTCGATCCTATTCGCTGAGAAGTACTTAAATCTGCAGGTAGTCCATGAAGAGGAGTAG
- a CDS encoding 30S ribosomal protein S4e, producing MGKMGGSRHLKRLAAPGYYPVAKKERVWVVKPSPGPHAIDEGIPLLLIIRDVLKLATTAREAKRIISMKKILVDGKPRYDYKFQVGLMDVISIPEIGVNYRMVPDPHKFLKLIEIPQSESRMKLVKIIGKRTVRGGRIQLTSHDGRNFLLDGREVKPGDSLLIEVPSQKVLDHLKFELGSLALVTKGRMAGRIGRIEGMGTIIEMRDIEDPELSYRGVKENLIVVGKERPLLKLR from the coding sequence ATGGGCAAAATGGGTGGATCTAGGCATTTGAAGAGACTAGCAGCTCCAGGTTATTATCCAGTAGCGAAGAAGGAGAGGGTATGGGTCGTCAAGCCGAGCCCAGGTCCTCACGCTATAGACGAGGGGATCCCCCTCCTCTTGATAATAAGGGACGTCTTGAAGCTAGCTACTACTGCTAGGGAGGCTAAGAGGATAATAAGCATGAAGAAGATATTAGTGGACGGGAAGCCTAGATACGATTACAAGTTCCAAGTGGGGTTAATGGACGTTATATCGATTCCTGAGATCGGAGTGAACTACAGGATGGTGCCCGATCCCCATAAGTTCCTGAAGTTGATAGAGATACCCCAATCTGAGAGCAGGATGAAGTTAGTGAAGATAATAGGGAAGAGGACTGTGAGAGGGGGGAGGATACAACTCACATCTCACGACGGTAGGAACTTCCTCTTAGATGGGAGGGAAGTAAAACCGGGGGATTCCCTACTGATAGAAGTCCCCTCTCAGAAGGTGTTAGATCATTTGAAGTTCGAATTGGGCTCCTTAGCGCTCGTGACTAAGGGTAGGATGGCGGGCCGCATCGGTAGGATCGAGGGGATGGGGACGATAATAGAGATGAGGGATATAGAGGACCCTGAGCTCTCTTACAGGGGAGTGAAGGAAAATCTGATAGTCGTAGGTAAGGAGAGGCCCTTGCTAAAGCTGAGGTGA
- the rplX gene encoding 50S ribosomal protein L24, with product MKRVKSHKPSKQRKYLYNAPLHHRGKIMSAPLSDELRAKYGIRSLPIRKGDRVKVVRGDYKGTEGEVISVDRKRYRIAIKGIVRRRADGTEVPVPIHPSKVVITKLYLKDEVRKRLLERKGVKLEEVVEESE from the coding sequence ATGAAGAGAGTAAAATCGCATAAACCGAGCAAGCAGAGGAAGTACCTTTACAACGCGCCACTACATCATAGGGGGAAGATAATGTCAGCCCCTCTCTCTGATGAGCTGAGGGCTAAGTACGGGATAAGGTCGCTCCCCATAAGGAAGGGCGATAGGGTAAAAGTAGTGAGGGGGGATTATAAGGGCACTGAGGGTGAAGTGATATCAGTAGATAGGAAGAGGTACAGGATCGCGATAAAAGGGATAGTGAGGAGGAGGGCCGATGGGACCGAGGTCCCAGTGCCCATACATCCCTCTAAGGTAGTCATAACGAAGCTATATCTCAAGGATGAAGTTAGGAAGAGGTTATTAGAGAGGAAAGGGGTGAAATTAGAGGAAGTAGTAGAGGAGAGTGAGTGA